One Maribacter dokdonensis DSW-8 genomic region harbors:
- a CDS encoding DUF4834 family protein, whose product MAFLKTILIILLVYYLLKILARLFAPKILNYAAKKTESHFRQAFDNQRPFNEQEDESVIINKKTTRKKKDSEKVGEYIDFEELD is encoded by the coding sequence ATGGCTTTTTTAAAAACTATATTAATTATTCTTTTGGTCTATTACCTTCTAAAAATATTAGCAAGGTTATTTGCGCCAAAAATTTTGAATTACGCAGCAAAGAAAACTGAATCTCATTTCAGACAAGCTTTTGATAATCAACGTCCATTTAATGAACAAGAAGATGAGAGTGTAATTATCAATAAAAAAACCACTAGAAAAAAGAAGGATTCAGAAAAAGTAGGTGAATACATTGATTTTGAAGAGCTAGACTAG
- a CDS encoding transporter → MNSLFAYSKSYQYVFALLFLIPLIGISQYTDVINSNRPGVSVSAYAVGKNVVQAEMGLFYEQRDHTILNTESNIWGTDVSLRYGLLLERLELNYEGTFQDQKITFLNFDLEGKRRDFSRNRLGLKYLIYDPFKNPEANKPNLYSWRANHKFQFKNLLPAVSLYGGANFVLGDNPFYIGEPTISYRGMIATQSRLTPRFVLITNTAYDRISTDDPELSYTISLSHAFRNPKWSVFVEHQGIDSDRYSDVLIRGGIAHLLKENLQFDFNMGASLKNTPTRIFFGIGGSYRMDFHKDSLKPIEDQEADQNGGAIDKKAMKKKKKDKKNKGSDAEDVNLGPSKKQLKKLKKAEKKKKKESSEIDF, encoded by the coding sequence ATGAATAGTCTTTTTGCCTACTCTAAATCATATCAATACGTATTCGCTTTATTATTTCTAATACCGTTAATAGGTATTTCTCAATATACAGATGTAATAAATTCTAATAGACCTGGAGTTTCTGTGAGCGCTTACGCGGTTGGCAAAAATGTGGTACAGGCAGAAATGGGATTATTCTATGAACAAAGAGACCACACCATTCTAAATACAGAATCGAATATTTGGGGAACCGATGTTTCATTACGATATGGTTTGTTATTAGAAAGATTAGAACTTAATTACGAAGGTACTTTTCAAGATCAAAAGATAACATTTTTGAATTTTGACCTAGAGGGCAAGCGAAGAGATTTTTCTAGAAATAGATTAGGTTTAAAATACTTGATCTATGACCCATTTAAAAATCCTGAAGCCAACAAACCCAACCTTTATAGCTGGAGAGCCAATCATAAATTTCAATTCAAGAATTTACTCCCCGCGGTTTCTTTATACGGTGGAGCAAATTTTGTTTTAGGCGATAATCCTTTTTACATAGGTGAACCAACCATTTCTTATCGTGGTATGATAGCTACCCAAAGTCGTTTGACTCCAAGGTTCGTATTAATTACCAACACCGCATATGACCGTATAAGCACAGATGACCCTGAGCTCAGCTATACCATATCATTATCCCATGCATTTAGAAACCCAAAATGGAGTGTTTTTGTAGAACACCAAGGCATTGATAGCGATCGGTACTCAGATGTATTGATACGTGGAGGTATTGCCCATTTATTAAAAGAAAACCTGCAGTTCGATTTTAATATGGGAGCTAGTCTAAAAAATACACCTACACGTATATTTTTTGGAATTGGCGGTTCTTACAGAATGGATTTCCATAAAGACAGTTTAAAACCAATTGAAGATCAAGAAGCGGATCAAAATGGTGGTGCCATTGACAAAAAAGCCATGAAAAAGAAAAAGAAGGATAAGAAAAATAAAGGTAGCGATGCAGAAGACGTAAACCTTGGGCCTTCTAAAAAACAGCTCAAAAAACTTAAGAAAGCGGAAAAGAAGAAAAAGAAAGAAAGTAGCGAGATCGACTTTTAA
- a CDS encoding aminotransferase class I/II-fold pyridoxal phosphate-dependent enzyme: MKDLFDRILANKGPLGKWASQAEGYFVFPKLEGPISNRMKFQGKDVITWSINDYLGLANLPEIKKVDGQAAAEYGSAYPMGARMMSGHTEFHEQLEQECAAFVQKEASYLLNFGYQGFMSVIDALVTKDDIIVYDVDCHACIIDGVRLHMGKRFTFVHNNAESLEKNLERATKLAEQTGGGILVISEGVFGMRGEQGILKEIVALKEKFKFRLLVDDAHGFGTLGETGAGAGQEQGVQDGIDVYLATFAKSMASIGAFVAADQEIIDYLKYNLRSQMFAKSLPMVYVKGALKRLEMLRTQPELKAKLWENVNALQNGLKEKGFDIGTTTSCVTPVYLNGSIPEAMALVKDLRENHGIFCSIVVYPVIPKGLILLRLIPTATHTLQDVEETLEAFSSIRERLQNGTYKRLSAAVAAAMGE; encoded by the coding sequence ATGAAAGACTTATTTGATAGAATTTTAGCTAATAAAGGCCCTTTAGGTAAATGGGCTTCACAAGCAGAGGGATACTTTGTTTTCCCTAAATTGGAAGGTCCTATTTCTAATAGAATGAAATTTCAAGGTAAAGATGTTATTACCTGGAGTATCAATGATTATTTAGGCTTAGCGAATCTTCCGGAGATTAAGAAGGTTGATGGTCAGGCTGCAGCTGAATATGGTTCTGCATACCCAATGGGTGCAAGAATGATGAGTGGTCATACAGAGTTTCATGAGCAATTGGAGCAAGAATGTGCTGCTTTCGTTCAAAAGGAAGCTTCTTACTTGCTGAATTTCGGGTATCAAGGTTTTATGTCTGTAATAGACGCCCTTGTTACAAAAGATGATATTATAGTTTATGACGTTGATTGTCATGCTTGTATAATTGACGGTGTACGTTTACACATGGGTAAGCGTTTTACCTTTGTTCACAATAATGCGGAGAGCCTTGAAAAGAATTTAGAACGTGCAACCAAATTGGCCGAACAAACCGGTGGAGGTATCTTGGTTATATCTGAAGGCGTTTTTGGTATGCGTGGTGAGCAAGGTATCTTAAAGGAAATCGTAGCCTTAAAAGAAAAATTCAAGTTTAGGTTATTGGTAGATGATGCACATGGCTTTGGTACTTTAGGTGAAACCGGTGCAGGTGCAGGTCAAGAGCAAGGTGTGCAAGACGGTATTGATGTTTATCTTGCCACTTTTGCCAAGTCAATGGCAAGTATTGGTGCATTTGTTGCTGCCGATCAAGAAATTATCGATTATTTAAAATATAACCTACGTTCGCAAATGTTCGCTAAATCATTACCAATGGTTTATGTGAAAGGAGCACTAAAACGTTTAGAAATGTTGCGTACCCAACCAGAGCTGAAAGCTAAACTTTGGGAAAACGTGAATGCGTTACAAAACGGGTTAAAAGAAAAAGGGTTTGATATTGGTACAACTACTAGTTGTGTTACTCCTGTTTATCTAAATGGTAGTATTCCAGAGGCAATGGCTTTAGTGAAGGATTTACGTGAAAATCATGGTATTTTCTGTTCTATTGTTGTGTATCCGGTAATACCTAAAGGTCTTATACTTTTACGTTTAATACCTACCGCTACCCACACCTTACAAGATGTTGAAGAAACATTGGAAGCTTTCTCTTCTATTAGAGAGCGCTTGCAGAATGGTACATATAAAAGATTATCTGCTGCAGTTGCCGCTGCAATGGGAGAATAA
- a CDS encoding PLP-dependent cysteine synthase family protein, whose amino-acid sequence MKNEIRAYNNILELVGNTPLVKLNRIAENLTGNFYAKVEAFNPGHSSKDRIAIHIIEQAEKAGILTEGSTVIETTSGNTGFSIAMASIIKGYDCILAVSSKSSPDKIDMLRSMGAKVYVCPAHVSADDPRSYYEVAKRLHKETKGSIYINQYFNQLNMEAHYKSTGPEIWEQTGGQITHLIACSGTGGTISGTARFLKEQNPNIKVIGVDAYGSVLKKYHETGELDTNEIYPYRIEGLGKNLIPGATDFSTIDEFVKVTDAESAHTAREISRTEGIFVGYTSGAVMQAIKQLDELNTFDKNSNVVCIFPDHGSRYMSKIYSDQWMEDQGFLNTNTVEETQEIQYVK is encoded by the coding sequence ATGAAAAATGAGATCAGGGCTTACAACAATATTTTAGAACTAGTAGGTAATACACCTTTAGTTAAGTTAAATAGAATTGCAGAAAATCTTACCGGTAACTTTTACGCAAAGGTAGAAGCTTTTAATCCGGGTCACTCTTCTAAGGATAGAATTGCGATTCATATTATAGAGCAGGCTGAAAAGGCAGGTATTCTAACCGAAGGTAGTACTGTAATAGAAACAACTTCAGGAAACACTGGCTTTAGTATTGCAATGGCAAGTATCATTAAAGGATATGACTGTATACTAGCGGTTAGTTCCAAGTCATCACCGGACAAGATAGATATGTTGCGCTCTATGGGTGCCAAGGTATATGTTTGTCCCGCACATGTAAGTGCAGATGATCCAAGGTCATATTATGAAGTTGCTAAAAGGTTGCATAAAGAAACAAAAGGTTCTATATACATCAATCAGTATTTCAATCAACTGAATATGGAAGCCCATTATAAATCTACAGGTCCAGAGATCTGGGAGCAAACAGGTGGGCAAATTACGCACTTGATCGCATGTAGTGGTACAGGTGGTACAATATCAGGAACGGCTCGTTTTTTAAAGGAGCAAAACCCCAATATTAAAGTTATTGGTGTTGATGCTTATGGATCGGTATTAAAAAAGTATCATGAAACAGGAGAATTGGATACCAATGAAATCTATCCTTATAGAATAGAAGGTCTAGGTAAAAATTTAATTCCTGGTGCTACTGATTTTAGTACTATTGATGAATTTGTAAAGGTTACGGATGCAGAAAGTGCGCACACTGCTAGAGAAATATCAAGAACAGAAGGTATTTTTGTTGGGTATACCAGTGGGGCGGTAATGCAGGCCATTAAGCAATTGGACGAATTAAATACATTTGACAAGAATAGTAATGTTGTTTGTATATTTCCTGATCATGGTTCTAGATACATGAGCAAAATTTATAGTGATCAGTGGATGGAAGATCAAGGTTTCTTGAATACGAATACCGTAGAGGAGACGCAAGAAATACAATACGTTAAGTAA